One Staphylococcus ratti DNA segment encodes these proteins:
- the nrdE gene encoding class 1b ribonucleoside-diphosphate reductase subunit alpha, producing MKTMEKKRYNHIELNNQVTKRNETGFFDLEKDQEALVVYLEEIEDKTVQFDDEIARLHFLVDQNFYYNLFNDYSEEDLNEIINFANDIPFQFASYMSASKFFKDYALKTNDKSKYLENYHQHVIIVSLYLANGQVELAKQFVRAMIEQRYQPATPTFLNAGRARRGELVSCFLLEVDDSLNSINFIDSTAKQLSKIGGGVAINLSKLRARGEAIKGIKGVAKGVLPVAKALEGGFSYADQLGQRPGAGAVYLNIFHYDVEEFLDTKKVNADEDLRLSTISTGLIVPSKFFDLAKEGKDFFMFAPHTVEAEYGVTLDDINIEDYYDQLVENPNIIKKSKDAREMLNMIAQTQLQSGYPYLMFKDNANKVHPNANIGQIKMSNLCTEIFQLQETSIINDYGIEDEIKRDISCNLGSLNIVNVMESNRFRDSVHTGMDALTFVSDEANIQNAPGVRKANRELHSVGLGVMNLHGFLAKNQINYESEEARDFANVFFMMMNFYSLERSMEIAKERGEVFAEFEKSDYANGRYFERYTTEDFLPQYDKVKALFEHHDIPTREDWKALQEEVEKYGLYHAYRLAIAPTQSISYVQNATSSVMPIVDQIERRTYGNAETFYPMPFLSPQTMWYYKSAFNTDQMKLIDLIATIQTHIDQGISTILYVNSEISTRELSRLYVYAHYKGLKSLYYTRNKLLSVEECTSCSV from the coding sequence ATGAAGACAATGGAAAAAAAGCGATATAATCATATCGAATTGAATAACCAAGTAACAAAAAGAAATGAGACAGGCTTTTTTGATTTAGAAAAAGACCAAGAAGCATTGGTTGTTTATTTAGAAGAAATCGAGGATAAGACGGTTCAATTCGACGATGAGATAGCACGTCTACATTTTTTAGTAGACCAAAACTTCTACTACAATCTATTTAATGATTATAGCGAAGAAGATTTAAATGAAATTATCAATTTCGCAAATGACATTCCATTCCAATTTGCGAGTTATATGTCAGCGAGTAAGTTTTTCAAAGATTACGCCTTGAAAACAAATGATAAATCAAAATACCTTGAAAATTACCATCAACATGTAATTATTGTGTCGCTTTATTTAGCGAATGGGCAAGTCGAGCTTGCCAAGCAATTCGTACGTGCCATGATAGAACAACGCTATCAACCTGCAACGCCAACATTTTTAAATGCAGGACGAGCGCGTCGAGGTGAGTTGGTTTCTTGTTTTTTACTTGAAGTTGACGATAGCTTAAATTCGATTAATTTTATTGATTCTACTGCGAAGCAACTTAGTAAAATTGGTGGTGGTGTGGCAATCAACCTTTCCAAATTGCGCGCACGTGGCGAAGCAATTAAAGGTATTAAAGGTGTAGCCAAAGGTGTGCTTCCAGTTGCTAAAGCGCTTGAAGGTGGTTTCAGTTATGCTGACCAACTTGGCCAACGTCCAGGCGCAGGTGCGGTATATTTGAATATTTTCCACTATGATGTGGAAGAGTTTTTAGATACTAAAAAAGTAAATGCCGATGAAGATTTACGTCTATCGACGATTTCAACCGGCTTAATCGTCCCTTCTAAGTTTTTTGATTTAGCAAAAGAAGGAAAAGACTTTTTTATGTTTGCCCCACACACGGTAGAAGCAGAATATGGTGTGACGTTAGATGACATCAATATTGAAGACTACTACGATCAGTTAGTTGAAAATCCTAATATTATAAAAAAATCAAAAGACGCACGTGAAATGTTAAATATGATTGCGCAAACACAATTACAATCAGGTTACCCATATTTAATGTTTAAAGATAATGCCAATAAAGTGCATCCAAATGCTAATATTGGGCAAATTAAAATGAGTAACTTATGTACGGAAATTTTCCAATTGCAAGAGACGTCAATTATTAATGATTACGGTATTGAAGACGAAATCAAACGTGATATTTCTTGTAACTTAGGCTCTTTAAATATTGTGAATGTGATGGAATCTAATCGATTTAGAGATTCTGTTCATACAGGTATGGATGCGTTGACATTTGTAAGTGATGAAGCAAACATTCAAAATGCACCAGGTGTAAGAAAAGCGAACCGTGAGCTACATTCTGTGGGGCTAGGTGTTATGAACCTTCACGGTTTCTTAGCGAAAAACCAAATCAATTATGAATCAGAAGAGGCGAGAGATTTTGCAAATGTCTTTTTTATGATGATGAATTTCTATTCTCTTGAGCGTTCTATGGAAATTGCAAAAGAACGTGGAGAGGTGTTTGCAGAATTTGAAAAATCGGATTATGCGAATGGCCGCTACTTTGAGCGCTACACAACAGAAGACTTTTTACCACAATACGATAAAGTGAAAGCTTTATTTGAGCATCATGATATTCCAACACGTGAAGATTGGAAGGCGCTCCAAGAAGAAGTTGAAAAATATGGTTTGTACCATGCATACCGTTTAGCGATTGCACCAACACAAAGTATTTCATACGTTCAAAATGCAACAAGTTCGGTTATGCCAATTGTTGATCAAATTGAGCGTCGTACGTACGGTAATGCAGAAACGTTTTATCCGATGCCATTTTTATCTCCACAAACAATGTGGTACTATAAATCAGCATTTAATACAGATCAAATGAAACTTATCGATTTAATTGCGACAATTCAAACACATATTGACCAAGGTATATCGACGATTCTTTACGTTAACTCTGAAATTTCTACACGTGAATTGTCTCGTTTATATGTTTATGCGCATTATAAAGGATTAAAATCTTTATATTATACACGTAATAAATTGTTAAGTGTTGAAGAGTGTACAAGCTGCTCAGTCTAG
- a CDS encoding ABC transporter permease/substrate-binding protein → MKAFLTTLNERKGELLSSLIDHIQLSFIALLIAVLIGVPLGILLTKQKGMAEIVINIAAVLQTIPSLALLGLMIPLFGIGTVPAIIALVVYALLPILRNTYTGVTEVDPSLIEAAKGIGMKPLRRLTKVELPLAMPVMMAGIRTAMVLIIGTATLAALIGAGGLGDLILLGIDRNNASLILIGAIPAALLAIIFDIVLRILGRMSYKKMLVTLGAILLIMFLVTITPLLAHKGERVTLAGKLGTEPSIVTNMYKILIENDTDYTVEVKDGMGKTTFLFNALKSDDIDGYLEFTGTVLGELTKEAPKSKNESAVYQQANASLDKKFDMKMLKPMKYNNTYALAVKRDFAEKHHLKTISDLKKVEDEIRPGFTLEFNDRGDGYKAVKKAYHLNFQNVKTMEPKLRYQAIEKGDINLIDAYSTDAELKQYDMVVLQDDKNSFPPYQGAPLFKKSFIDKHPEIEQSLNKLEGKITDEQMQEMNYRVTEKDEDPYKVAKAYLQKEGLVK, encoded by the coding sequence GTGAAGGCATTTTTAACAACATTAAATGAACGAAAAGGCGAATTATTATCATCACTCATTGATCACATTCAACTGTCATTTATTGCTTTATTGATTGCTGTATTAATTGGTGTGCCTTTAGGAATACTGTTAACTAAGCAAAAAGGTATGGCAGAAATAGTCATTAATATTGCAGCGGTACTTCAGACGATTCCTTCGCTTGCATTATTAGGCTTAATGATTCCGTTATTTGGAATCGGTACGGTGCCAGCAATTATCGCACTTGTAGTGTATGCATTACTTCCGATTTTGCGTAATACATATACAGGGGTTACAGAAGTGGATCCTTCATTAATTGAAGCAGCGAAAGGGATAGGGATGAAACCTTTGAGACGCCTTACTAAAGTAGAACTCCCCCTAGCAATGCCGGTCATGATGGCGGGGATTAGAACTGCCATGGTACTAATTATTGGGACAGCGACACTAGCCGCATTAATAGGAGCTGGTGGACTTGGGGATTTGATTCTTTTAGGTATCGATCGTAACAATGCATCCTTAATTTTAATTGGCGCAATACCTGCTGCATTACTTGCGATTATTTTTGACATTGTCTTACGTATATTAGGACGTATGTCATATAAAAAAATGTTAGTGACGCTAGGCGCTATTTTGTTAATCATGTTTTTAGTTACAATCACACCACTTTTAGCGCATAAAGGAGAACGTGTGACTTTAGCAGGAAAACTTGGCACGGAACCTTCTATTGTAACGAATATGTATAAAATTTTGATTGAAAATGATACGGACTATACGGTAGAAGTTAAAGACGGTATGGGCAAAACTACCTTTTTATTTAATGCATTAAAATCTGATGATATTGATGGATATTTAGAGTTTACTGGCACTGTACTAGGTGAACTTACTAAAGAAGCACCAAAGTCTAAAAATGAATCAGCAGTTTATCAACAAGCAAATGCAAGTTTAGATAAAAAGTTCGATATGAAAATGCTTAAACCCATGAAATACAATAATACGTATGCGCTTGCTGTAAAGCGTGATTTTGCTGAAAAACATCACTTAAAAACGATCAGTGATTTGAAAAAAGTAGAAGATGAAATTCGTCCTGGGTTTACGCTAGAATTTAATGACCGTGGGGATGGATATAAAGCAGTTAAAAAAGCCTACCACCTCAACTTCCAAAATGTTAAAACGATGGAGCCTAAATTGAGATATCAAGCAATTGAAAAAGGCGATATTAATCTAATTGATGCTTATTCGACAGATGCAGAATTGAAACAATACGATATGGTTGTCCTTCAAGATGATAAGAATAGTTTTCCACCTTATCAAGGTGCACCGCTATTCAAAAAATCATTCATTGACAAACATCCAGAAATTGAACAATCACTGAACAAGTTAGAAGGTAAAATTACAGACGAACAAATGCAAGAAATGAATTATCGTGTTACCGAAAAAGATGAAGACCCTTATAAAGTAGCAAAAGCATATCTGCAAAAAGAAGGGCTTGTTAAATAA
- a CDS encoding diacylglycerol/lipid kinase family protein, whose amino-acid sequence MTHKYKNGLLFYHQHSGLNKIHEGLGDVTVALTQLCKKFSIQLSEEEGDIARYCQRIAQTDNADGLDVLFILGGDGTVNELINGIIKNQLDLPVGVIPGGTFNDFAKTLNLSNNASHAAYDLLSSEPKAYDVMKVNDQYALNFAGIGLMVQNAENVEGKSKDVFGKLSYISSTLKTLANPEHFNYELNIDGKTYTGDTSMILFANGRFIGGGKVPMTDLSPTDGELNTFIFNNYSISILKDIFSLRDSMTWNEISENIKHIPSYNIHLSTTPHMRVDIDGEINLKTPISIEICAQKIKLLTVPPNIPTR is encoded by the coding sequence ATGACACATAAATATAAAAACGGTCTCTTATTTTACCACCAACATTCCGGCTTAAATAAAATTCATGAAGGATTAGGCGACGTCACCGTTGCGTTGACACAGTTATGTAAAAAATTCTCTATTCAACTTAGTGAAGAGGAAGGAGATATTGCGCGTTATTGTCAACGTATCGCACAAACCGATAATGCTGACGGTTTGGATGTGTTATTTATTTTAGGTGGAGATGGTACCGTCAATGAATTGATTAACGGCATAATTAAAAATCAATTAGACCTTCCAGTTGGTGTCATTCCTGGAGGCACATTTAATGATTTTGCTAAAACTTTAAACCTTTCTAATAATGCAAGTCATGCTGCCTACGACTTACTTTCATCAGAACCTAAAGCGTATGATGTTATGAAAGTGAATGATCAATACGCCTTAAATTTTGCAGGTATCGGATTAATGGTACAAAATGCAGAAAATGTTGAAGGCAAATCTAAAGATGTTTTTGGTAAATTGAGCTACATTTCGTCTACATTGAAAACACTCGCAAATCCCGAACATTTCAATTATGAACTTAATATTGATGGTAAAACCTATACTGGAGATACTTCTATGATTCTTTTTGCCAATGGACGTTTCATAGGGGGTGGTAAAGTTCCAATGACAGACTTATCTCCTACAGATGGCGAGCTCAACACATTTATTTTTAATAACTATAGTATTAGTATTTTAAAAGATATTTTTAGTTTACGAGATAGTATGACATGGAATGAAATTAGCGAAAATATTAAACATATTCCGAGCTACAATATCCACCTCTCTACAACACCGCATATGCGTGTAGATATCGACGGCGAAATCAATTTAAAAACACCTATCTCCATTGAAATTTGCGCACAAAAAATTAAATTATTAACGGTTCCACCGAACATTCCAACACGTTAA
- a CDS encoding DMT family transporter, giving the protein MNSKMKGIIAILISAIGFSFMAVFFRLAGDLPVFQKSLARNLVAMFIPLFFIIKYQQPILGKLSSQPLLITRSTLGLTGVLLNIYAIDHMVLSDADILMKLNPFWTILLSLIFLKEYIQKYQITAMIIAIVGMLFVVKPEFSSDIIPAVMGLLSGVFAAAAYTAVRALSTREAPYTIVFYFSLFSVVALLPFVIFTYEPMSTTQIVFLIFAGLSAAVGQIGITVAYSYAPAKDISIFTYASIIFTAFIGFILFGESPDFVAVVGYVIILSASYFMFEKARRETQTHQKSTQKH; this is encoded by the coding sequence ATGAATTCAAAAATGAAAGGCATCATCGCTATCTTGATTTCTGCTATTGGTTTTAGTTTTATGGCAGTTTTTTTTCGTCTTGCTGGTGATTTACCTGTCTTTCAAAAGTCGTTAGCACGTAATTTAGTTGCGATGTTTATACCATTATTTTTCATTATTAAGTATCAACAACCTATTTTAGGTAAACTTAGTAGCCAACCGTTATTGATTACCCGATCTACACTCGGTTTAACAGGTGTCCTTTTAAATATTTATGCCATAGATCATATGGTGTTGAGTGATGCTGATATTTTAATGAAACTCAATCCTTTTTGGACGATTCTATTAAGTCTCATTTTCTTAAAAGAATATATTCAAAAATATCAAATCACTGCTATGATTATAGCGATTGTCGGCATGCTTTTTGTCGTAAAACCTGAGTTTTCTTCAGATATCATCCCAGCTGTAATGGGCTTATTATCAGGTGTTTTCGCTGCTGCTGCCTATACTGCTGTTCGTGCCTTAAGCACTCGAGAAGCACCTTATACTATCGTATTTTACTTTTCTCTATTCTCAGTTGTAGCGCTGCTTCCATTTGTTATTTTTACTTATGAACCTATGTCAACGACACAAATCGTATTTCTCATATTTGCTGGTCTTTCTGCCGCCGTGGGACAAATTGGTATTACTGTAGCATATAGCTATGCTCCGGCTAAAGACATTTCTATTTTTACGTATGCATCTATTATTTTCACAGCTTTCATCGGTTTCATCTTATTCGGTGAATCACCTGACTTTGTCGCCGTTGTTGGATATGTAATTATTTTAAGTGCAAGTTATTTCATGTTTGAAAAAGCGAGAAGAGAAACACAGACGCATCAAAAATCTACACAAAAACATTAA
- a CDS encoding 5' nucleotidase, NT5C type, whose amino-acid sequence MRQSIGIDMDEVMADTFGAILREFNQRTELGLTVEQLVGKKIYDIMPEHVEEIRDILTSDGFFRRLDVIEHAQEVVEKLSEHYDIYIVTAAMEVPSSFHDKYEWLKTHFPFLDAQQFVFCGRKNIVATDYLIDDNPKQLAIHTGKPLMFTAPHNRNHTEFERLNNWKEVEAYFLK is encoded by the coding sequence ATGAGGCAATCAATAGGAATAGATATGGACGAAGTGATGGCAGATACGTTCGGCGCTATCTTGAGAGAATTTAATCAACGCACCGAATTAGGCCTTACCGTAGAACAATTGGTAGGGAAGAAAATCTATGATATTATGCCAGAGCACGTAGAAGAAATTCGAGACATACTGACTTCTGATGGATTCTTTAGACGGCTTGATGTAATAGAACATGCACAAGAAGTTGTGGAAAAGTTATCAGAGCATTACGATATCTATATTGTGACTGCAGCGATGGAAGTGCCTTCATCTTTTCATGATAAATATGAATGGTTAAAAACGCATTTTCCATTTTTAGATGCACAACAATTTGTCTTTTGTGGACGTAAAAATATTGTAGCAACGGATTATTTGATAGATGATAATCCTAAGCAACTTGCGATACATACGGGTAAACCGTTAATGTTTACAGCGCCACATAATCGAAATCATACAGAATTTGAACGTTTAAACAATTGGAAAGAAGTTGAAGCTTACTTTTTAAAGTAA
- the nrdI gene encoding class Ib ribonucleoside-diphosphate reductase assembly flavoprotein NrdI, with product MKVVYYSFTGNVKRFIKRTELSNTMEITPASVAKRIDEPFIIVTSTIGFGEVPKPVQQFLDLNHDNLRGVAASGNRNWGQNFAKAGSRIADEYEVPLLMQFELHGSLKDTKEFKEKVVNFYEDNGKKAI from the coding sequence ATGAAAGTGGTTTATTATTCATTTACAGGAAATGTAAAACGTTTTATTAAGCGTACGGAATTATCAAATACGATGGAAATAACACCAGCTTCTGTAGCAAAGCGCATCGATGAACCTTTTATCATCGTGACAAGTACGATTGGTTTTGGTGAGGTACCAAAGCCAGTGCAACAATTTTTAGATCTTAACCATGATAATTTAAGAGGTGTAGCCGCAAGCGGTAACCGAAATTGGGGACAAAATTTTGCAAAAGCAGGCAGTAGAATTGCAGATGAATACGAGGTCCCATTATTAATGCAATTTGAATTACATGGAAGCTTAAAAGATACAAAGGAATTTAAGGAGAAGGTGGTTAATTTTTATGAAGACAATGGAAAAAAAGCGATATAA
- the hisC gene encoding histidinol-phosphate transaminase, which translates to MKSQIAKLNAYQPGLSPKALKAKYHIEGELYKHASNENVFGPSPKVKEAIQTSMDDLFLYPEPNAPQLQKAIAKHLEIEPERIIFGAGLDEMIVIISRTLLRAGDKVVTSEATFGQYFHNAVVEDANMVQVPLKHGSYDLDAIAEAVDKDTAIVWLCNPNNPTGTYHSHEAIEAFIKKIPANVTIILDEAYGEYVTAADFPRTLELMETYPNVAMLRTFSKAYALAALRIGYMVTTKTLASKLNVLRPPFNTTRLSEQAALAALKDQAHLQKAVAINQREREKFYEIDTNLKLYPSQTNFVFVETSEATKLNQALLQAGIIAREFPNGVRITIGFPEQNKVIREVLAQF; encoded by the coding sequence GTGAAATCACAAATTGCCAAGCTTAATGCTTATCAACCTGGTTTATCCCCTAAGGCGTTAAAAGCGAAATATCATATTGAAGGCGAATTGTATAAGCATGCTTCAAATGAAAATGTTTTTGGACCTTCTCCTAAAGTTAAAGAAGCGATTCAAACGAGCATGGATGATTTATTTTTGTACCCTGAACCCAATGCGCCACAATTACAAAAGGCTATCGCAAAACATTTAGAAATTGAGCCAGAGCGTATTATTTTTGGTGCAGGTTTAGATGAGATGATTGTAATTATTTCAAGAACATTATTACGAGCAGGGGACAAAGTCGTCACAAGTGAAGCAACATTTGGTCAATATTTTCATAATGCTGTGGTAGAGGATGCGAATATGGTTCAAGTGCCATTGAAACATGGGAGTTATGATTTAGATGCGATTGCTGAAGCGGTGGATAAAGATACAGCTATCGTATGGCTATGTAATCCAAATAATCCGACAGGCACGTATCATTCACATGAGGCGATAGAAGCGTTTATTAAAAAAATTCCCGCAAATGTCACGATTATACTTGATGAAGCTTACGGAGAATATGTCACAGCAGCTGATTTTCCACGTACGTTAGAATTGATGGAGACGTATCCAAATGTGGCGATGTTACGTACGTTTTCTAAAGCCTATGCATTAGCAGCACTACGTATTGGCTATATGGTAACGACAAAAACGCTAGCCTCTAAATTAAATGTTTTACGCCCACCGTTTAATACAACACGTCTTTCAGAGCAAGCCGCGCTTGCAGCATTAAAAGACCAAGCTCACTTGCAAAAAGCGGTGGCAATCAATCAAAGAGAGCGTGAAAAATTTTATGAGATTGATACAAATCTTAAATTGTATCCTTCACAGACCAATTTCGTTTTTGTAGAAACGTCAGAAGCAACAAAATTAAACCAAGCCTTGTTGCAAGCAGGCATTATTGCGCGTGAATTTCCTAATGGTGTCCGTATCACAATTGGTTTTCCGGAACAAAATAAAGTGATCCGAGAAGTCTTGGCACAGTTTTAA
- a CDS encoding peptide MFS transporter, whose amino-acid sequence MSQHYSKEEILGSTPRTGFFGHPKGLSTLFFTEFWERFSYYGMKAILAYYIYYSVAKGGFGLDQGLALQIVSMYGALIYMSGIIGGWIADRITGTRHALFFGGVLIMLGHILLSLPNNFTLLLIALLFLIIGTGLLKPNISSTVGLLYDKNDPRLDAAFTIFYMSVNLGALLSPLVVGWAQANLGFHLGFAIAAVGMFFGLLTYLITNKKNLGLAGLEVPDPLTKAERFKMMIIVSLVIIVGVVLCFILSIFNQLTLASFANLVTILGVFLPLFYFGKLILSKKTKDYERKRVLAYFPLFIASVAFWMIQEQGSTVLAQFADTKTQLNLAKITGGFIDFHIPPAWFQSLNPLFIVLLAPVFSMLWVKLGRYNPPTVLKFAIGVILAGISYLIMVIPLSAETSLINPFWLVASFLIVTLGELCISPIGLSTTTKLAPEAFTAQMMSIWFLSNAMAQGINTQMVHVYTVISSNEYFLYSGVIAIAIGILLIFTTPFIKNLMQGVK is encoded by the coding sequence ATGAGTCAGCATTATAGCAAAGAAGAAATCCTCGGCAGTACACCTCGAACGGGTTTCTTTGGGCATCCTAAGGGATTAAGTACATTATTTTTCACAGAATTTTGGGAACGCTTCAGTTACTATGGTATGAAAGCAATTTTAGCATACTATATTTACTATTCTGTAGCGAAAGGCGGATTTGGCCTTGACCAAGGTTTAGCACTTCAAATCGTTTCGATGTATGGTGCTTTAATATATATGAGTGGTATTATTGGTGGTTGGATTGCCGACCGTATTACAGGTACGCGTCACGCACTTTTCTTTGGTGGCGTACTGATTATGTTGGGTCACATCCTCCTATCTTTACCAAATAACTTTACTTTATTATTGATTGCATTGTTATTTTTAATTATAGGTACAGGCTTATTAAAGCCAAACATCTCATCAACTGTAGGACTTTTATACGATAAAAATGACCCACGCCTTGATGCAGCCTTTACAATATTTTATATGTCCGTTAACCTTGGTGCACTATTATCGCCCCTTGTTGTTGGATGGGCACAAGCAAATCTCGGTTTCCATTTAGGGTTTGCTATTGCAGCAGTAGGTATGTTCTTCGGATTACTGACATACTTGATTACAAATAAGAAAAATTTAGGTTTAGCCGGTCTTGAAGTACCGGATCCACTTACAAAAGCAGAGCGCTTTAAAATGATGATTATTGTTAGTTTAGTGATCATTGTTGGCGTTGTTTTATGTTTTATTCTTAGTATCTTCAACCAATTAACACTTGCTAGTTTTGCGAATTTAGTCACTATATTAGGCGTATTTCTACCATTATTCTACTTTGGTAAATTGATTTTAAGTAAGAAGACAAAAGACTATGAACGTAAACGTGTCTTGGCCTATTTTCCATTATTTATTGCATCCGTTGCATTTTGGATGATTCAAGAACAAGGTTCTACGGTACTTGCACAATTTGCAGATACTAAAACACAATTAAATTTAGCTAAAATTACTGGTGGCTTTATTGATTTTCATATTCCACCAGCTTGGTTCCAATCGTTGAACCCACTCTTTATTGTTTTACTCGCACCTGTATTTTCAATGTTGTGGGTGAAATTAGGACGCTATAACCCACCTACTGTTTTAAAATTTGCCATTGGGGTTATTTTAGCCGGAATTTCGTATTTAATTATGGTTATTCCGCTTTCAGCAGAAACATCATTAATTAATCCGTTTTGGTTAGTAGCAAGTTTCTTAATCGTTACATTAGGTGAATTATGTATCTCACCTATCGGGCTATCAACGACGACTAAACTCGCTCCAGAAGCTTTTACAGCACAAATGATGAGTATTTGGTTTTTATCTAATGCAATGGCTCAAGGTATCAATACCCAAATGGTTCATGTGTATACAGTAATCAGTTCAAATGAGTACTTCTTATATTCAGGTGTAATCGCTATCGCCATAGGTATTTTACTCATTTTCACTACCCCATTCATTAAAAACTTAATGCAAGGCGTTAAATAA
- the queF gene encoding preQ(1) synthase: MTEGRSKEDLQDITLLGNQNNNYEFNYRPDVLESFDNKHQGRDYFVKFNCPEFTSLCPITGQPDFATIYISYIPNIKMVESKSLKLYLFSFRNHGDFHEDCMNIIMNDLIELMDPHYIEVWGKFTPRGGISIDPYTNYGRPNSKYEKMAEHRLMNHDMYPETIDNR, encoded by the coding sequence ATGACAGAGGGACGATCTAAAGAAGATTTACAAGATATTACATTACTAGGAAACCAAAATAATAACTATGAATTTAACTATCGCCCTGATGTGCTAGAATCATTTGATAACAAGCATCAAGGTCGCGATTATTTTGTGAAATTTAATTGTCCTGAATTCACATCTCTATGTCCAATTACTGGACAACCTGATTTTGCAACTATTTATATTTCATATATTCCAAATATCAAAATGGTCGAATCCAAATCTTTAAAGCTCTATTTATTCAGTTTTAGAAATCATGGAGATTTTCACGAAGATTGTATGAATATTATTATGAATGATTTAATCGAATTAATGGACCCACATTATATTGAAGTTTGGGGAAAATTCACTCCACGTGGAGGCATTTCCATCGACCCTTATACGAATTATGGTCGTCCAAATTCGAAATACGAAAAAATGGCAGAACATCGCCTGATGAATCACGATATGTATCCTGAAACTATTGATAATCGCTAA